A genome region from Drosophila simulans strain w501 chromosome 2R, Prin_Dsim_3.1, whole genome shotgun sequence includes the following:
- the LOC6735790 gene encoding uncharacterized protein LOC6735790 isoform X6, whose amino-acid sequence MISSLFSRLIILFCGTLYPAYASYKAVRTKDVKEYVKWMMYWIVFAFFTCIETFTDIFISWLPFYYEVKVALVFWLLSPATKGSSTLYRKFVHPMLTRHEQEIDEYVNQAKERGYSAVLQLGSKGVNYATNVLMQTAIKGGGNLVQTIKRSYSLSDLSEPDMHRTQDELDDVMMSSMTSSAVVMRSTATGARLLRPRNQTPVGRSGSGTRHSTGMYFTEVDVTAKNAGDFNYNIRSQDDISSGYSSAEPVSGLSRTSSMTNASKARAKSKRNELLEEMRDEVYLDNQLYFQGVRGKSSVPGAHELKIVESSESIQSQELEKVVKEVNDDAEDEAFFEALPLIEEHISEVVANYAREEKLLPQERQHNSIDEEPFEDALFEEPKKCVSDEVDAKNIEDLSQDRSQNQTPNGSAETTDSGSPFQSKPYVHPPIDPFLLVLSASASAPDPFLPERPRPMSPREMRETLEEIKHSFRAQLEPEPSVSASPSPSLRPKANHGKGRAPPPPLPPKKHSLSPQPDAISQTSTGSVERKSGIGQLFKNIKANVLRNIANPSQQQPEDEQLAAKETQI is encoded by the exons ATGATCAGCAGCCTGTTTTCGCGGCTTATAAT ATTGTTCTGCGGCACCCTGTACCCGGCCTATGCCTCCTACAAGGCCGTCAGGACCAAGGATGTCAAGGAATAT GTTAAATGGATGATGTACTGGATTGtctttgcatttttcacaTGCATAGAAACATTCACGGACATATTCATCTCCTGGCTGCCGTTCTACTACGAGGTGAAGGTGGCCCTGGTGTTCTGGCTCCTCTCGCCGGCCACAAAGGGCAGTTCGACTTTATATCGCAAATTCGTGCATCCGATGTTGACGCGCCACGAACAG GAGATCGACGAGTACGTGAATCAGGCCAAAGAGCGGGGCTATTCGGCGGTGCTGCAGCTGGGCTCCAAGGGAGTAAACTATGCCACCAATGTCCTCATGCAGACGGCCATCAAG GGAGGCGGCAATCTGGTGCAGACGATCAAGCGGAGCTACAGCCTTAGCGATCTCAGCGAGCCGGATATGCATCGCACGCAGGACGAGCTGGACGACGTGATGATGTCCTCGATGACATCGTCGGCGGTGGTCATGCGTTCCACAGCCACTGGCGCACGTCTCCTGAGGCCAAGAAATCAGACGCCCGTGGGCAGATCCGGCAGCGGAACACGCCACTCCACGGGCATGTATTTTACGGAGGTGGATGTGACCGCCAAGAATGCCGGCGATTTCAA CTACAACATTCGCAGCCAAGATGACATCAGCTCTGGCTACTCGAGCGCCGAACCTGTGAGTGGTCTCAGTCGCACCTCCTCCATGACAAACGCTTCCAAGGCTCGAGCCAAGTCCAAACGCAATGAG TTGCTGGAAGAGATGAGAGACGAGGTCTACTTAGACAACCAGCTGTATTTTCAAGGTGTGCGAGGGAAGAGCTCAGTTCCAGGAGCTCATGAACTGAAAATTGTGGAGAGTTCTGAAAGCATCCAGTCCCAGGAGTTGGAAAAGGTGGTGAAGGAGGTGAACGATGATGCAGAAGATGAGGCCTTTTTTGAAGCCTTGCCTTTGATAGAGGAGCACATAAGTGAAGTGGTGGCTAACTATGCAAGAGAGGAAAAGTTGTTGCCCCAAGAGCGGCAGCATAATTCCATAGATGAGGAACCGTTTGAAGATGCATTGTTTGAAGAACCAAAGAAATGTGTCTCAGATGAAGTGGATGCTAAGAATATCGAAGATTTAAGCCAGGATAGAAGTCAAAACCAGACTCCGAATGGATCTGCTGAAACTACTGATTCAGGATCACCTTTCCAAAGCAAGCCCTATGTCCATCCACCGATAGACCCATTTTTGCTGGTTCTAAGCGCTTCTGCATCTGCTCCAGATCCTTTTCTGCCCGAGCGGCCACGTCCAATGTCGCCGCGTGAAATGCGCGAGACTCTGGAGGAGATTAAGCACAGTTTCCGTGCCCAACTGGAACCAGAGCCCTCCGTGTCAGCCTCACCATCACCCTCATTGCGGCCCAAGGCCAACCATGGTAAGGGACGAGCTCCACCACCGCCCTTGCCACCCAAGAAGCACTCATTGAGTCCCCAACCGGACGCCATCAGCCAGACATCGACGGGTAGCGTGGAACGCAAGTCAGGTATCGGACAACTGTTCAAGAATATCAAAGCTAATGTGCTGCGTAACATAGCTAAtcccagccagcagcagcccgAGGATGAGCAGCTGGCGGCCAAAGAGACACAGATTTGA
- the LOC6735790 gene encoding receptor expression-enhancing protein 2 isoform X12 has protein sequence MISSLFSRLIILFCGTLYPAYASYKAVRTKDVKEYVKWMMYWIVFAFFTCIETFTDIFISWLPFYYEVKVALVFWLLSPATKGSSTLYRKFVHPMLTRHEQEIDEYVNQAKERGYSAVLQLGSKGVNYATNVLMQTAIKTYALTTAPSGHGRGLQNSHSADELFRGQDTMDSTDNWLPRASSLSSIESYTETIYEPRTETRRLIIREVSEEAELDDEPLGDAGAARIRDLPVRKAQPRRAASTAKAAGKRGQKQNDVEGAKSSSSTINVIRSRRKLREPTPDVDVETY, from the exons ATGATCAGCAGCCTGTTTTCGCGGCTTATAAT ATTGTTCTGCGGCACCCTGTACCCGGCCTATGCCTCCTACAAGGCCGTCAGGACCAAGGATGTCAAGGAATAT GTTAAATGGATGATGTACTGGATTGtctttgcatttttcacaTGCATAGAAACATTCACGGACATATTCATCTCCTGGCTGCCGTTCTACTACGAGGTGAAGGTGGCCCTGGTGTTCTGGCTCCTCTCGCCGGCCACAAAGGGCAGTTCGACTTTATATCGCAAATTCGTGCATCCGATGTTGACGCGCCACGAACAG GAGATCGACGAGTACGTGAATCAGGCCAAAGAGCGGGGCTATTCGGCGGTGCTGCAGCTGGGCTCCAAGGGAGTAAACTATGCCACCAATGTCCTCATGCAGACGGCCATCAAG ACCTACGCGCTGACCACGGCACCATCTGGCCATGGACGCGGCCTGCAGAACTCCCATTCGGCCGATGAGCTGTTCCGGGGCCAGGACACAATGGACAGCACGGACAATTGGCTGCCGCGGGCCAGTTCCTTGAGCAGCATCGAGAGCTACACGGAGACGATCTACGAGCCGAGGACCGAGACCAGGCGACTGATTATTCGAGAGGTTAGCGAGGAGGCGGAGCTCGATGATGAGCCCCTGGGCGATGCCGGGGCAGCCCGTATCCGGGACTTGCCCGTCCGGAAGGCACAACCACGTCGTGCTGCCAGCACTGCCAAGGCTGCAGGCAAACGCGGCCAGAAACAGAACGATGTGGAGGGAGCCAAGAGctccagcagcaccatcaATGTGATCCGCTCCCGCCGCAAGCTGCGCGAACCCACGCccgatgtggatgtggaaacCTACTGA
- the LOC6735790 gene encoding uncharacterized protein LOC6735790 isoform X7 has translation MISSLFSRLIILFCGTLYPAYASYKAVRTKDVKEYVKWMMYWIVFAFFTCIETFTDIFISWLPFYYEVKVALVFWLLSPATKGSSTLYRKFVHPMLTRHEQEIDEYVNQAKERGYSAVLQLGSKGVNYATNVLMQTAIKGGGNLVQTIKRSYSLSDLSEPDMHRTQDELDDVMMSSMTSSAVVMRSTATGARLLRPRNQTPVGRSGSGTRHSTGMYFTEVDVTAKNAGDFNYNIRSQDDISSGYSSAEPVSGLSRTSSMTNASKARAKSKRNELLEEMRDEVYLDNQLYFQGVRGKSSVPGAHELKIVESSESIQSQELEKVVKEVNDDAEDEAFFEALPLIEEHISEVVANYAREEKLLPQERQHNSIDEEPFEDALFEEPKKCVSDEVDAKNIEDLSQDRSQNQTPNGSAETTDSGSPFQSKPYVHPPIDPFLLVLSASASAPDPFLPERPRPMSPREMRETLEEIKHSFRAQLEPEPSVSASPSPSLRPKANHGKGRAPPPPLPPKKHSLSPQPDAISQTSTGSVERKSGQIHVC, from the exons ATGATCAGCAGCCTGTTTTCGCGGCTTATAAT ATTGTTCTGCGGCACCCTGTACCCGGCCTATGCCTCCTACAAGGCCGTCAGGACCAAGGATGTCAAGGAATAT GTTAAATGGATGATGTACTGGATTGtctttgcatttttcacaTGCATAGAAACATTCACGGACATATTCATCTCCTGGCTGCCGTTCTACTACGAGGTGAAGGTGGCCCTGGTGTTCTGGCTCCTCTCGCCGGCCACAAAGGGCAGTTCGACTTTATATCGCAAATTCGTGCATCCGATGTTGACGCGCCACGAACAG GAGATCGACGAGTACGTGAATCAGGCCAAAGAGCGGGGCTATTCGGCGGTGCTGCAGCTGGGCTCCAAGGGAGTAAACTATGCCACCAATGTCCTCATGCAGACGGCCATCAAG GGAGGCGGCAATCTGGTGCAGACGATCAAGCGGAGCTACAGCCTTAGCGATCTCAGCGAGCCGGATATGCATCGCACGCAGGACGAGCTGGACGACGTGATGATGTCCTCGATGACATCGTCGGCGGTGGTCATGCGTTCCACAGCCACTGGCGCACGTCTCCTGAGGCCAAGAAATCAGACGCCCGTGGGCAGATCCGGCAGCGGAACACGCCACTCCACGGGCATGTATTTTACGGAGGTGGATGTGACCGCCAAGAATGCCGGCGATTTCAA CTACAACATTCGCAGCCAAGATGACATCAGCTCTGGCTACTCGAGCGCCGAACCTGTGAGTGGTCTCAGTCGCACCTCCTCCATGACAAACGCTTCCAAGGCTCGAGCCAAGTCCAAACGCAATGAG TTGCTGGAAGAGATGAGAGACGAGGTCTACTTAGACAACCAGCTGTATTTTCAAGGTGTGCGAGGGAAGAGCTCAGTTCCAGGAGCTCATGAACTGAAAATTGTGGAGAGTTCTGAAAGCATCCAGTCCCAGGAGTTGGAAAAGGTGGTGAAGGAGGTGAACGATGATGCAGAAGATGAGGCCTTTTTTGAAGCCTTGCCTTTGATAGAGGAGCACATAAGTGAAGTGGTGGCTAACTATGCAAGAGAGGAAAAGTTGTTGCCCCAAGAGCGGCAGCATAATTCCATAGATGAGGAACCGTTTGAAGATGCATTGTTTGAAGAACCAAAGAAATGTGTCTCAGATGAAGTGGATGCTAAGAATATCGAAGATTTAAGCCAGGATAGAAGTCAAAACCAGACTCCGAATGGATCTGCTGAAACTACTGATTCAGGATCACCTTTCCAAAGCAAGCCCTATGTCCATCCACCGATAGACCCATTTTTGCTGGTTCTAAGCGCTTCTGCATCTGCTCCAGATCCTTTTCTGCCCGAGCGGCCACGTCCAATGTCGCCGCGTGAAATGCGCGAGACTCTGGAGGAGATTAAGCACAGTTTCCGTGCCCAACTGGAACCAGAGCCCTCCGTGTCAGCCTCACCATCACCCTCATTGCGGCCCAAGGCCAACCATGGTAAGGGACGAGCTCCACCACCGCCCTTGCCACCCAAGAAGCACTCATTGAGTCCCCAACCGGACGCCATCAGCCAGACATCGACGGGTAGCGTGGAACGCAAGTCAG GACAAATCCATGTCTGCTAG
- the LOC6735790 gene encoding uncharacterized protein LOC6735790 isoform X5, which produces MISSLFSRLIILFCGTLYPAYASYKAVRTKDVKEYVKWMMYWIVFAFFTCIETFTDIFISWLPFYYEVKVALVFWLLSPATKGSSTLYRKFVHPMLTRHEQEIDEYVNQAKERGYSAVLQLGSKGVNYATNVLMQTAIKGGGNLVQTIKRSYSLSDLSEPDMHRTQDELDDVMMSSMTSSAVVMRSTATGARLLRPRNQTPVGRSGSGTRHSTGMYFTEVDVTAKNAGDFNYNIRSQDDISSGYSSAEPVSGLSRTSSMTNASKARAKSKRNEQLLEEMRDEVYLDNQLYFQGVRGKSSVPGAHELKIVESSESIQSQELEKVVKEVNDDAEDEAFFEALPLIEEHISEVVANYAREEKLLPQERQHNSIDEEPFEDALFEEPKKCVSDEVDAKNIEDLSQDRSQNQTPNGSAETTDSGSPFQSKPYVHPPIDPFLLVLSASASAPDPFLPERPRPMSPREMRETLEEIKHSFRAQLEPEPSVSASPSPSLRPKANHGKGRAPPPPLPPKKHSLSPQPDAISQTSTGSVERKSGIGQLFKNIKANVLRNIANPSQQQPEDEQLAAKETQI; this is translated from the exons ATGATCAGCAGCCTGTTTTCGCGGCTTATAAT ATTGTTCTGCGGCACCCTGTACCCGGCCTATGCCTCCTACAAGGCCGTCAGGACCAAGGATGTCAAGGAATAT GTTAAATGGATGATGTACTGGATTGtctttgcatttttcacaTGCATAGAAACATTCACGGACATATTCATCTCCTGGCTGCCGTTCTACTACGAGGTGAAGGTGGCCCTGGTGTTCTGGCTCCTCTCGCCGGCCACAAAGGGCAGTTCGACTTTATATCGCAAATTCGTGCATCCGATGTTGACGCGCCACGAACAG GAGATCGACGAGTACGTGAATCAGGCCAAAGAGCGGGGCTATTCGGCGGTGCTGCAGCTGGGCTCCAAGGGAGTAAACTATGCCACCAATGTCCTCATGCAGACGGCCATCAAG GGAGGCGGCAATCTGGTGCAGACGATCAAGCGGAGCTACAGCCTTAGCGATCTCAGCGAGCCGGATATGCATCGCACGCAGGACGAGCTGGACGACGTGATGATGTCCTCGATGACATCGTCGGCGGTGGTCATGCGTTCCACAGCCACTGGCGCACGTCTCCTGAGGCCAAGAAATCAGACGCCCGTGGGCAGATCCGGCAGCGGAACACGCCACTCCACGGGCATGTATTTTACGGAGGTGGATGTGACCGCCAAGAATGCCGGCGATTTCAA CTACAACATTCGCAGCCAAGATGACATCAGCTCTGGCTACTCGAGCGCCGAACCTGTGAGTGGTCTCAGTCGCACCTCCTCCATGACAAACGCTTCCAAGGCTCGAGCCAAGTCCAAACGCAATGAG CAGTTGCTGGAAGAGATGAGAGACGAGGTCTACTTAGACAACCAGCTGTATTTTCAAGGTGTGCGAGGGAAGAGCTCAGTTCCAGGAGCTCATGAACTGAAAATTGTGGAGAGTTCTGAAAGCATCCAGTCCCAGGAGTTGGAAAAGGTGGTGAAGGAGGTGAACGATGATGCAGAAGATGAGGCCTTTTTTGAAGCCTTGCCTTTGATAGAGGAGCACATAAGTGAAGTGGTGGCTAACTATGCAAGAGAGGAAAAGTTGTTGCCCCAAGAGCGGCAGCATAATTCCATAGATGAGGAACCGTTTGAAGATGCATTGTTTGAAGAACCAAAGAAATGTGTCTCAGATGAAGTGGATGCTAAGAATATCGAAGATTTAAGCCAGGATAGAAGTCAAAACCAGACTCCGAATGGATCTGCTGAAACTACTGATTCAGGATCACCTTTCCAAAGCAAGCCCTATGTCCATCCACCGATAGACCCATTTTTGCTGGTTCTAAGCGCTTCTGCATCTGCTCCAGATCCTTTTCTGCCCGAGCGGCCACGTCCAATGTCGCCGCGTGAAATGCGCGAGACTCTGGAGGAGATTAAGCACAGTTTCCGTGCCCAACTGGAACCAGAGCCCTCCGTGTCAGCCTCACCATCACCCTCATTGCGGCCCAAGGCCAACCATGGTAAGGGACGAGCTCCACCACCGCCCTTGCCACCCAAGAAGCACTCATTGAGTCCCCAACCGGACGCCATCAGCCAGACATCGACGGGTAGCGTGGAACGCAAGTCAGGTATCGGACAACTGTTCAAGAATATCAAAGCTAATGTGCTGCGTAACATAGCTAAtcccagccagcagcagcccgAGGATGAGCAGCTGGCGGCCAAAGAGACACAGATTTGA
- the LOC6735790 gene encoding uncharacterized protein LOC6735790 isoform X2, translating into MRPIYQQEPPLFYQRPANLRRLRHPPGTVYGRSYSLEDQPEDVIPVYPKFIYAPQQQQQQRAQYPLYQLGDSLSSLDSDFPENEYGGAYIVEERVPLPNATTPKVVQNLNALGRMLELLQRCPLPCLSFNTACICSLIVIFLAPRTCAQSLLFPAFRLFCGTLYPAYASYKAVRTKDVKEYVKWMMYWIVFAFFTCIETFTDIFISWLPFYYEVKVALVFWLLSPATKGSSTLYRKFVHPMLTRHEQEIDEYVNQAKERGYSAVLQLGSKGVNYATNVLMQTAIKGGGNLVQTIKRSYSLSDLSEPDMHRTQDELDDVMMSSMTSSAVVMRSTATGARLLRPRNQTPVGRSGSGTRHSTGMYFTEVDVTAKNAGDFNYNIRSQDDISSGYSSAEPVSGLSRTSSMTNASKARAKSKRNELLEEMRDEVYLDNQLYFQGVRGKSSVPGAHELKIVESSESIQSQELEKVVKEVNDDAEDEAFFEALPLIEEHISEVVANYAREEKLLPQERQHNSIDEEPFEDALFEEPKKCVSDEVDAKNIEDLSQDRSQNQTPNGSAETTDSGSPFQSKPYVHPPIDPFLLVLSASASAPDPFLPERPRPMSPREMRETLEEIKHSFRAQLEPEPSVSASPSPSLRPKANHGKGRAPPPPLPPKKHSLSPQPDAISQTSTGSVERKSGIGQLFKNIKANVLRNIANPSQQQPEDEQLAAKETQI; encoded by the exons ATGAGGCCAATCTATCAGCAGGAGCCGCCGCTCTTCTACCAGCGGCCAGCTAATCTCCGCCGCCTACGTCATCCGCCGGGCACAGTCTACGGACGCAGTTACTCGCTCGAGGATCAGCCAGAGGACGTGATACCCGTGTATCCCAAGTTTATCTACGccccacaacagcagcagcagcaacgagcCCAATATCCGCTCTATCAGCTGGGCGACTCGCTGAGCTCGCTGGACAGTGATTTTCCCGAGAATGAGTACGGGGGTGCCTACATAGTGGAGGAGCGTGTTCCGCTGCCCAACGCAACTACTCCCAAAGTTGTCCAGAACCTTAATGCGTTGGGCCGaatgctggagctgctgcagcgctGTCCTCTGCCATGCCTCTCCTTCAACACGGCCTGCATCTGCTCACTGATTGTCATATTCCTTGCGCCGCGCACTTGTGCCCAGAGTTTACTCTTTCCCGCTTTCAGATTGTTCTGCGGCACCCTGTACCCGGCCTATGCCTCCTACAAGGCCGTCAGGACCAAGGATGTCAAGGAATAT GTTAAATGGATGATGTACTGGATTGtctttgcatttttcacaTGCATAGAAACATTCACGGACATATTCATCTCCTGGCTGCCGTTCTACTACGAGGTGAAGGTGGCCCTGGTGTTCTGGCTCCTCTCGCCGGCCACAAAGGGCAGTTCGACTTTATATCGCAAATTCGTGCATCCGATGTTGACGCGCCACGAACAG GAGATCGACGAGTACGTGAATCAGGCCAAAGAGCGGGGCTATTCGGCGGTGCTGCAGCTGGGCTCCAAGGGAGTAAACTATGCCACCAATGTCCTCATGCAGACGGCCATCAAG GGAGGCGGCAATCTGGTGCAGACGATCAAGCGGAGCTACAGCCTTAGCGATCTCAGCGAGCCGGATATGCATCGCACGCAGGACGAGCTGGACGACGTGATGATGTCCTCGATGACATCGTCGGCGGTGGTCATGCGTTCCACAGCCACTGGCGCACGTCTCCTGAGGCCAAGAAATCAGACGCCCGTGGGCAGATCCGGCAGCGGAACACGCCACTCCACGGGCATGTATTTTACGGAGGTGGATGTGACCGCCAAGAATGCCGGCGATTTCAA CTACAACATTCGCAGCCAAGATGACATCAGCTCTGGCTACTCGAGCGCCGAACCTGTGAGTGGTCTCAGTCGCACCTCCTCCATGACAAACGCTTCCAAGGCTCGAGCCAAGTCCAAACGCAATGAG TTGCTGGAAGAGATGAGAGACGAGGTCTACTTAGACAACCAGCTGTATTTTCAAGGTGTGCGAGGGAAGAGCTCAGTTCCAGGAGCTCATGAACTGAAAATTGTGGAGAGTTCTGAAAGCATCCAGTCCCAGGAGTTGGAAAAGGTGGTGAAGGAGGTGAACGATGATGCAGAAGATGAGGCCTTTTTTGAAGCCTTGCCTTTGATAGAGGAGCACATAAGTGAAGTGGTGGCTAACTATGCAAGAGAGGAAAAGTTGTTGCCCCAAGAGCGGCAGCATAATTCCATAGATGAGGAACCGTTTGAAGATGCATTGTTTGAAGAACCAAAGAAATGTGTCTCAGATGAAGTGGATGCTAAGAATATCGAAGATTTAAGCCAGGATAGAAGTCAAAACCAGACTCCGAATGGATCTGCTGAAACTACTGATTCAGGATCACCTTTCCAAAGCAAGCCCTATGTCCATCCACCGATAGACCCATTTTTGCTGGTTCTAAGCGCTTCTGCATCTGCTCCAGATCCTTTTCTGCCCGAGCGGCCACGTCCAATGTCGCCGCGTGAAATGCGCGAGACTCTGGAGGAGATTAAGCACAGTTTCCGTGCCCAACTGGAACCAGAGCCCTCCGTGTCAGCCTCACCATCACCCTCATTGCGGCCCAAGGCCAACCATGGTAAGGGACGAGCTCCACCACCGCCCTTGCCACCCAAGAAGCACTCATTGAGTCCCCAACCGGACGCCATCAGCCAGACATCGACGGGTAGCGTGGAACGCAAGTCAGGTATCGGACAACTGTTCAAGAATATCAAAGCTAATGTGCTGCGTAACATAGCTAAtcccagccagcagcagcccgAGGATGAGCAGCTGGCGGCCAAAGAGACACAGATTTGA
- the LOC6735790 gene encoding receptor expression-enhancing protein 1 isoform X10: protein MISSLFSRLIILFCGTLYPAYASYKAVRTKDVKEYVKWMMYWIVFAFFTCIETFTDIFISWLPFYYEVKVALVFWLLSPATKGSSTLYRKFVHPMLTRHEQEIDEYVNQAKERGYSAVLQLGSKGVNYATNVLMQTAIKGGGNLVQTIKRSYSLSDLSEPDMHRTQDELDDVMMSSMTSSAVVMRSTATGARLLRPRNQTPVGRSGSGTRHSTGMYFTEVDVTAKNAGDFNYNIRSQDDISSGYSSAEPVSGLSRTSSMTNASKARAKSKRNEDKSMSASCTTLPRSSSRKSERSQGGTATGQMKTRNKSEK from the exons ATGATCAGCAGCCTGTTTTCGCGGCTTATAAT ATTGTTCTGCGGCACCCTGTACCCGGCCTATGCCTCCTACAAGGCCGTCAGGACCAAGGATGTCAAGGAATAT GTTAAATGGATGATGTACTGGATTGtctttgcatttttcacaTGCATAGAAACATTCACGGACATATTCATCTCCTGGCTGCCGTTCTACTACGAGGTGAAGGTGGCCCTGGTGTTCTGGCTCCTCTCGCCGGCCACAAAGGGCAGTTCGACTTTATATCGCAAATTCGTGCATCCGATGTTGACGCGCCACGAACAG GAGATCGACGAGTACGTGAATCAGGCCAAAGAGCGGGGCTATTCGGCGGTGCTGCAGCTGGGCTCCAAGGGAGTAAACTATGCCACCAATGTCCTCATGCAGACGGCCATCAAG GGAGGCGGCAATCTGGTGCAGACGATCAAGCGGAGCTACAGCCTTAGCGATCTCAGCGAGCCGGATATGCATCGCACGCAGGACGAGCTGGACGACGTGATGATGTCCTCGATGACATCGTCGGCGGTGGTCATGCGTTCCACAGCCACTGGCGCACGTCTCCTGAGGCCAAGAAATCAGACGCCCGTGGGCAGATCCGGCAGCGGAACACGCCACTCCACGGGCATGTATTTTACGGAGGTGGATGTGACCGCCAAGAATGCCGGCGATTTCAA CTACAACATTCGCAGCCAAGATGACATCAGCTCTGGCTACTCGAGCGCCGAACCTGTGAGTGGTCTCAGTCGCACCTCCTCCATGACAAACGCTTCCAAGGCTCGAGCCAAGTCCAAACGCAATGAG GACAAATCCATGTCTGCTAGCTGCACCACCTTGCCCCGCTCGAGCAGCCGGAAATCGGAGAGATCCCAGGGTGGAACTGCCACTGGCCAGATGAAAACGCGCAACAAGTCGGAGAAGTAG